The following coding sequences are from one Candidatus Poribacteria bacterium window:
- the hisC gene encoding histidinol-phosphate transaminase translates to MLKPKPSIDTIQPYQGGKPIEEVQREFGITDIIKLASNENPLGPSPLATQAIAKSATQVHLYPDGNAYYLKRDLAQHIGISEDHLILGNGSNDILQLIAEAYVAPEDEVVYAAGAFVVYSLVTKLCSATAVVVPMQKDTHDLTAMAAAITDKTKVIFVANPNNPTGTMVTADETAAFMKQVPDDVLVVFDEAYYEYVSRSDYPQTLPYVLEGRNFVITRTFSKIYGLAGLRVGYGIAPPALIETLNRVRQPFNCSLIGQAAARAALKDTDHVAKSQEHNNIGKTFLYNTFDDLGLRYRETEGNFIMLQVGQSGADVADALLRKGVIVRPIAGYGYPDAVRVTIGTQQENEKFITALRHIL, encoded by the coding sequence ATGCTAAAACCGAAACCCAGCATTGACACGATTCAACCCTATCAAGGTGGGAAACCGATCGAAGAAGTCCAGCGCGAGTTCGGTATTACCGATATTATCAAACTGGCATCCAACGAAAATCCGCTGGGTCCCTCGCCATTAGCGACGCAAGCGATTGCTAAGAGTGCCACGCAGGTGCATCTCTATCCCGATGGTAATGCTTACTACCTTAAACGGGATCTCGCACAACATATCGGCATCTCTGAAGATCACCTAATTCTGGGGAACGGATCCAATGACATACTGCAATTAATCGCTGAAGCTTACGTTGCACCTGAGGATGAGGTAGTCTATGCGGCGGGCGCGTTCGTCGTCTACAGCCTTGTAACGAAACTCTGCAGTGCGACAGCAGTCGTCGTACCGATGCAGAAGGATACCCACGACCTCACCGCGATGGCAGCGGCAATTACCGATAAAACGAAGGTGATCTTTGTCGCGAATCCGAATAACCCTACGGGTACGATGGTCACAGCGGACGAGACAGCGGCGTTTATGAAACAGGTACCCGACGATGTGTTGGTTGTTTTTGACGAAGCCTATTATGAGTATGTTTCACGCTCAGACTATCCACAAACGCTCCCTTATGTGCTGGAGGGACGGAACTTCGTCATCACTCGGACGTTCTCTAAAATCTATGGGCTTGCTGGGCTTCGTGTTGGATACGGCATCGCGCCACCCGCGCTGATTGAGACATTGAATCGCGTTCGCCAACCCTTCAATTGCAGTTTGATAGGGCAAGCAGCGGCACGCGCAGCACTAAAAGATACTGATCACGTCGCGAAGAGCCAAGAACACAACAACATCGGTAAAACCTTTCTCTACAATACTTTTGATGACCTTGGACTTCGGTATCGCGAGACTGAGGGCAATTTCATCATGTTACAGGTTGGGCAATCAGGCGCAGATGTCGCCGACGCGCTTCTGAGAAAGGGCGTTATCGTCCGTCCGATAGCGGGCTACGGCTACCCAGATGCGGTGCGTGTGACGATCGGGACACAGCAGGAAAACGAAAAATTTATCACGGCTCTAAGGCACATCTTGTAA